Within the Channa argus isolate prfri chromosome 12, Channa argus male v1.0, whole genome shotgun sequence genome, the region tttattaaaaagtgaaaacgGTGGTTGATTGACAGTGTCCTGAGAAGAGCTTCTTCTCCTGTTTTACAGTCCAGTACATTAAAGCTCGGCCTGGAGATGATGTCATTCTGCCATGTCGAGCTCCCAGAGACGCCCTAATTGACGCTTTAGAGTGGACCAGACCTGACCTGGAGTCAGAAGGATATGTCTTCCTTATGAGGGATGGAATCCCCGACACAACCAACCAGCATCCATCTTTTGAAAATCGGGTGGAGCTGAGGGACAGTGAGCTGAGTGACGGTAACCTGTCTTTGATGTTGAAGGATGTGAACAGCAGAGACACTGGAAGATATGAGTGTCGTCTCAAAAAAGGtggagaaaagcattttaaaagagCTGCAATTAAGAACGAAGCAGTCAGCATCATTGTGCTCACAATTGTAGACTCAGGTGAGTTCGTAGAGTCCAGCCTCAGGTGAGTCATTAGTCATCACTTACCTGACGTAGCTGATATCTCACACCTGTTTGTACCCACAGGTGAAGAGacagaggatgaagaagaagacaCCGATGAAAAACAATCTGATGATAAAATCCAGAATGTTGGAGCCATGCGTCAACGTTATGGATTGATAGCCTGTTGTGTcggttttggtttggtttacgCTGTCTGGGGATTCTTGATTTGCTTCCGAATCCTTTGAAAGGCACGAGTCCTCATTCCAAACGTGTGCAGCTGAAACTGACCCAATTTTGTCTAAAATTATAAAGAATATCCCAAAGTTtccaaagataaaaaatattttaggccAAATTTTGATGAAATGGcctattatttacttttaactaCAGTCAGAAAAGTCTAATATCTAATCTAATACACTATCTAATACAACATTTAAGTTGTTGTCTCACCCACGTTTGTTAGATTCATGTCGGAGAGTGTGGCTTTCAAATACGTATAAGATTGCTGACACTGCATAGTCTGCAGGTGCCTTGAGGTGCTGTACAAACAGGATCACTTATATCCACGATCAGGCAGCAAAACTGACCGGGTTCTCGGAAGATCACGGCAAAGCATCTGTACGACACATTTACGAAGTAGATTTATcgtcttgattttattttactttgtttttaagtaTAAAAAACGTTTTAACATTTGGGTATGAGCACTTTGGTCTAAATCAAAATATGATGATTGATGTTGTGCTGCTAAGCAGTTGGTCGGTTTAGCTCAAAATAAAGACTAGAAACGGGGAACAGCTTACAGGGGTTTGTCCACGCGGTGACTAAATCTACTTGGATCTCAGAAGATTGCTGATTAATTACTGCACACAAAACAACTTACTGCAATTATCATAATAATTATGGTGTATTAATGTACTAatttccacttttatttttcttttgataatGTTGGCTTAAGTAACAATTTTACATAAatttaggatttaaaaaaaaatctgagcttCTGCTTCGCCCTGAAGACACTAATAAAGGATCTTT harbors:
- the LOC137137924 gene encoding V-set and immunoglobulin domain-containing protein 8-like — its product is MSNYALSTTVQRNVTSYIGHNTTLPCLAPSNVAINALEWTRRSSPAQYVFLSRDGHVDPVNQIPSFKSRVGLKDREMKGGDLSLDLQNIEPSDGGIYECRYKESGPRYRKRGVLQNDPISVVNLTVDKVQYIKARPGDDVILPCRAPRDALIDALEWTRPDLESEGYVFLMRDGIPDTTNQHPSFENRVELRDSELSDGNLSLMLKDVNSRDTGRYECRLKKGGEKHFKRAAIKNEAVSIIVLTIVDSGEETEDEEEDTDEKQSDDKIQNVGAMRQRYGLIACCVGFGLVYAVWGFLICFRIL